In Hypanus sabinus isolate sHypSab1 chromosome X2 unlocalized genomic scaffold, sHypSab1.hap1 SUPER_X2_unloc_30, whole genome shotgun sequence, the genomic window aggatgaagctgccggacagggtgaagagtaaaaccacagacctcctcctgctctccatctccgggtcactgcggttctcccccttgcccTGTCCCTTCAGCCCCtttcggacccgactggccactaaaatgtgtctgactgtcagagcgttgagcagcaggatcccagcgaaagggaggaacggagttaaaaccgtatcgaacCAGTCATACcctacccacccggggtcagtgaaataactgTCCATCACTTTACAGAACCAaggtacattgtcgatgatcaccCTGGGTTGCcgtgtgaagtatcggggaacatTTTTCAGACAGAATAGTGCGCcgattgttgttagaaccacagctgcagttttcccggtgcaatattttgttttcagcttctggcagcaaatggcgacaaaccggtcaaaggtgaaagcgacggtgaaccagacagaagaGTTTGTGGCTGTGCAtctcagtacatcgataacactacacacaggggtgatgtccagaaaaCTCCACGGGAAGTAATAGGATTTGATTCGCCACAAAATGACCGCGGTGACAATCATCAGTAGATcagccgctgccatggcaaccaggtagcgagtggtgcaggtagagaggccgcactttccccgagacaggatcacaattgccaATAAATTCACTGCGtgtgggaaagggggagaagaggagggagagggggagggagacagggagagggaagggaggtgggagggcgagggagcagagagagtgagggagagagagataacagacagagGGCATTACTGAACGCATTCCTCAAGGGATCGGTTTTCAGCTGAAGACCAGGCGTTGCGGAGTCAGTGCACGGCTGCTAACCTAACATGGGACACtggtcacactgtctctgacctgccTTCTTTAGTGTGGAGGTTAGACAATGTGTGGACAACCGTCGGCGATAAAAGCGATCTGCATGAACAATCGGTCGGTGCTGAACCCGATTCATTGATTTAACCGTGACTGACTTGGCCCCTGGAAACTCGAAAATGATGGGGCCGATAAGGCATGCAGAGGAGAGGAAcagacacaaaacactggagggactcagtaggccaggcagcattccgTACATGGAATTGAACAAACTTTGGTATTGGGCCGAGACTATTCTCCAGGACGAAGAGGTGTCCTGGAGAAAATTTACGACGCGTCTCAGAGGGAAAGCAGGAACAACTTTGTATCTTGAGGCTAAGCggctccgttaatggattaattcCACAGCGCAGTTCAATTCGATAACTCTCGTCAGCAGATCCGCGGACACCGGTTCAGGTGATCAGACCCGATAATTGACCGGCAGGCAGTGGGATCCGACTGTGACATACTCCACAGGGAGTTATGAAACACAGGACCAGGGGTTCTCTCTGATcgataactcagaaacagtgaacttTACAATGTAAACCCATCCCAGTCACAGCTTGCGGGGGAGCTGCCTGTCCCCACACTGGGACAACTCCGGACAGGGTGTCATTGAAGgcaagaacaacgttcgagtcgATCCCGTGAGTTTGATGAGAGACAGGAGTTTAGTTCCGCGTGTCCTTAAATATGAACAATCAGAGTGTTGAACTGACAGGATCAAAATCTCTGACGGATATTTCTACAATGATCAACAAGATAGAAGCTTTTCAGATTCACatggttaacacacagaaataccaaacatgaattgctctgctcactcaccaggaactccaatgacggcgatGAACACGTACAGTATTTTCTCcacacttctgtacctattgaacaatgcaggcattttctctgtccagtgaccAGTCCCCCCTGTGCTACAGGCGATCTCTTGGAATGAAATGTAAAGGCAGCCCATGCCTGCGgtttttaataccatttagcgactccacagggacacattataacagatttaaaaataactgttttaaaattatttacaaaccaattaAGTCAGGCAGATGCAATCCCCGTGGTGACAGATTGCGAATGAATAATTGACTAGTGCAATGTTTGGACTGTTTGTGTGAATTAGTTTGTCCCAACAAAGGTGACTCAACCTTCAGTTGTTTTCTTATCAATTCAATATGCTCCCACTCTAAATATGTACTTCAATGGAGCCAATTGAGAAACATAATACTGAAGTAAATGAGGTCATTGTAGCTTgtcaaattgtattgaatcacctactgttaccatTCTCCTCGAGAGTATGAACTCTTGGATTAGTTTGTGTTTGGGGGATTCTAACCAAGATGCCAAAAGTCTTGAACATCTTTTCTGTtctataaaataaaaatatcttGTTAGTTAAGCAATTTTTAGGATTGCTCTCAAATTATTCCAGTCTTAACAAAATTGTTAATTTCAAATTCCCAAACGTAACGGTACACCAACGAGTAATATTCTCCTGAAATGTAGGCATCTCATATCCGAATACAGATGCACGGATTTCCATCTGCTCAACCAGGATTTCACATTGCCAGTGTGGAATTCGGGTGTCCTTAATATCAATTACATGCAAAACAAATAAGGAAACACAacgaaacacacacgcacacgcgcgcgcgcacacacacacacacacacaagagagTATAAAAATCCATGTTTGTATCATTCTTTCATTCCTTCATTTCAttatatttattatcagaatatgtatgcagtacacaatcCTGTGATTCTTCTTCACCATATAGCCTCGAGACCAAGAAAAAGAAGATCAACAACTCCTCTTCCGCACGAAATGCACAAAACAAATACAAACGCAACAGAAACATTGTCCCCAATCCCACAGCTGTTTCGTGCCACAAAATAATTGCAAAACTTAAAAATAAACAGTGCATGTTCACACATGTTACAaagaaacgggggggggggtggatacaGCTGCGTGGGGCCCTGACACAAAAATGCATTTTCAACACAAAAGTGATTTCAGGTCATAATAACATTTTTACTTCGATCATCTTATTTTTTGTCTTTCGAAGCCAAAGTCACACGCCTCCCGCCACGTCCTCACTTAGCATACAGCAAAGCACTCTGGGATAATGTAGGGTCTATTGAACACATTAAAAGgttaaatacattaaaaaatctcAAGGTTTCGAATGTATTTTAACGGTACTCCCACACGTGAGTGTCACATAAATTCATCAATAATAACTGCATCTTCTGTTTCCCAATGTGTTACATTGAATGTAGCCATGTTTAGGGTAGTTCGAGACTCTCCTGCATTATGAACCATATGTACATATATACACTACTAtttctacttctactggaagctcattccacacagctaccactctctgagtaaagaaataccccctactgttacccttaaacttttgtcccctaactctcaaatcatgtcctcttgttttaatCTCCCCTACTCTAAGTGGATAAAGCCTATCCTCGTcacctctatctatccccctcataattttaaatacctctatcaagtccccactcaaacctttatgctccaaagaataaagacgtaatttgttcaacctttccgtgtaaattaggtgctgaaacccaggtaacattctagtaaatattctctgttctctgcctattttgttgatatctttcctataattcggtaaccagaactgtacacaatactccaaattcggccttactaatgcattgcacaattttaacattactcaatgctctgatttataaaggctagcataccaaaagctttcttcaccaccctatacacttgagactccaccttcagcgaactatgcaccattattccttggtTCTActggttctactgcattcctcaatgtcctccCATTTATcatttatgtcctatttggattattcctaccagaaTGTaggacctcacacttatcagcattaaactccatctgccatcgttcagcccactcttctaactttctgcaaactttgaaacaagctttccacaacgccatctaccttagtatcatctgcaagaaATTTTATGGGGCCGATTCCTACTTTAGTTTCAACAAGGGGTCCAGCTGCACCATCCGACCATGTGGTGAACGCACATGTAACTTGGAGACCCCCTGGGTAACTCTGGATTCACATCGTGGCTTATCATCAGCACCATGGGCATTATATTATAGGTAACCCAGTTGACCTTCTTGGGGCAATAGGCCATCGTTACATGCTGACAAGTCCCAACCCACCTGGGTTGTGGGCAATCAATGCCAAAATAAACTTCGTGTCCAGTATTGCatcattactttgtggatccagtatTCATAACAGGGGGAACATAGATATTCCAACCACGTCGTTGACTACCCAGTcattaggtggcgttgtggagtTCGTACTGATCGGCCGCACCCACCCCCGTCTCCCTTCATTCTGCCACTGCAAACTTTGTTCTGTGATAGGGTCGTTTTAGAACCCTGTTTCCCCTTATCCTCCTCAGTAcctttctccctcactccctttcACTCATTCGCATCATCCTTCTGAGAGCCCATGCTTCAGCATGTGTGGGGTTTGAATGGAGCAATCATTTCACACACTCTTCTGCTCTCCTCGGTACTGTGCGATACCAAGTTCCTCGGCCAGTTCCTACTCTGTCACGGAGTCAAATTCTGCGTATCCAAAGTAGGACCCAAAACACACGAGAAAGCCGGCCACAACCTCGTCACAGATATAGAAGGTTCCTTCCTTTCCACTGTCTGCAGTCATGCAAAACCTCACTGTCACCTCTATTAGTCTAGCAGCTTCTAATGGTGTCTTCTGTAAATCACCCCGTGTCCCCTGGGCGGGTGCCTGTTCCTCCGGCAGGGCTGAAGGGAAAGCTGAAGTTAGACAGAGAAGGGTTAGCTTCCCTTCCTCCGTTTCATATAAACCGTGAGTTATCCTCTCTGCTGAATGCACTGGGAAAGTTTCCGAGAATCATCTCTCATTCACAGCTCCAGCACTCAATTGGGCCACGTCAAAGGGACAGAATACCCTGTCACACACGCCCCACACCCCCGGCTCTAGTGTTTCCTGCCATCCCTCCGTTACTACAGGCGCCATTGGGGCACTGGGTGTTGAAGCTTCCACCCACTCTCGGAAAAACCTGCTGGGAGGCGGGCCAATTCCCCAATAATCCTGGCTCTGACACTGTTAGTCCCggagtgcagggacaaaggatggCAGACGTGGCTGTACCTCATGGAGATCGACTGTAGTGGGTTCCCGGCACGGCCAGCATGGAGGTTGCTGTCTgtgctgggccttgatgaaaagagcaagaagcaAGCAGCTGgcaggatgggggagggagcagaaagagccccTTACTGGGTatggagctggagagagggtttGAGCTCGAGGTCAGGAACAGTTGGGCAGTGACTTGGCCCTCACTTCTGATCCACCAACTGGACAGTGTAGTGGTTAACGGTTGAAACACTCTATGAAATTTGGACACTACCTGACCATATCTGAACCCGGCCAAAGGCTACGATTACCTCATCAGGTGACTGAAGAGAGCAACCCGGTGTGTGATACAAGCGTCTCTTCATACGTTAAATCACCCCAATCTGCATCACCATCATCGTCCGTCCTCGCACATATCACTCCTTTCCGAGCTGAGAGTTCACTTTGCAGATTTTCCATCTGGTTTAAACACTTGCGATCAGCGCAGCCTTTCTTCTCAGCTGCCGATTTCTTCGTGACATTCGTAACAGCCGTAAATCCCGACCCTGACTTTTCCTTTCTCTAATTCTGTATCCGCCTGTTTATACTCCTCTTCAGTTTTCTCATTTTCCCTTGTTAACGCTTCACACTGAGTCTGAAACTGACTCATGTGGATCAAATTCACCGGATCCTGCACCGTCAGAATTTCTAACTCTTCCCTACACTTACACAATTCCTCCGCCAgtttcagttttttctctctttaCTTCAATTAGATCATCCAACAAACATCACATTATAACATTTTTAATCccttgtaattttttaaatttattttcactAACTATTTTTCACAATTCTTCCTCCACAATCCCGGACCCTTGGCTGTCAAACTTTTCTAACCAGGCCTCATAATTTGACCATTTCCTTAATAATTAACGATGAAAGTAATCTCTGAAATCCTCTGAATCCCTgggttctgcctgtcctttccattTCACAGTTTAATATCCTAACGTACTGTGTGGTTCAACTCGTCACCAGGGTCCCAgaccacttttctttcttttccagtgCACCCAGGGCGCGAAAATATGTTCACCGTTCATCaactggaatcagttcggaaacTCACTAGGCAAATCGTAATTAATCACAGCTCGCATTTTATTTTTCCTACACAAACAACAAAGTAACTACGTTGACCCCAGGCTAACAACTTAAAACATGAATTCCACTGTTCCTTCTGTACTAATACACACCCTGACCACTTCTCAAATTCACAACACTGGAACAAGGGATCCCACTGTATCCAAATGATCCATCATTTGTTCTCCAGTCCCTTCCTTGGGGGATCTTCCTTCTGATAGTTCGTCTCAGGAGTTATCACACCTTTGCATTTGAAACTCTTTACTTGTTCTGAAACAAGCCTAATTTGAAACATTTGAAACAACTCTTATCAGTTCAGAGGACGCATCTCATTCTTGTTGGCTGAGGTCCATCAGGCTGATGACTAACAGATTTCCATTGGAAGTAGTCCAAGGGCTACACAACATCATGCCAAAGGTAATTTCTTTTGTTCTCCTCCACTATGGTTCCAAACAGACAAACTGTGTCGCTCAGACTCTCAGCAGAAATATCGAGATTCCTTCTGCAGAACTGCCACTGTACGTAATACACACCTTATCTCAGAGAGACTTCAGGTTCAGAGATAACGAGATTGCTTCTGCAAACCTGACAGTGTACATAATGCACAGATTATGTGAGAGTGATTTCAGGCTTACAATGGGAACACCAGTAACTTCTTGTGTAAAGTTGATCTGATCAGGTTATCCCACAGCaatcagttcacaaaatgggggttaaagagcagcttcacaaaatggcagcctctattCCTTCGACCTCATGGCAAAAACACAGACAGTTGAACACTCTACTTCCACTGTCATTGACCCATTCACGTTCGATATTTTCTTGCATATGTTAATTCATTCAGACAGTGGTGTATTTTGGTGCAGAGCAGTCAGGATGGGATGTTCCTCCAGtcagatgtgggaactctggacaTCTGACAGTTTTCCGATGACTATttgcaggaagtgcacccaatcACAGCGCCGGACTGACTGGTTCAGAgagttggatgtactcaggatcattcgggagcctgaagatactgTCAATGAAACATCTGAAGAGGTGGCCACACCCAGAGTACAAGCTTCGGACAGGAGAAGCGTGACCACCAGCAGAGGTAAGGGTCATTAGGAAGACAGTGCAGGGCTGTCCTGTGGGCGTTCTCCTCAGCAGAACACCTTGTTGGATACTGCTGAGTGGGTGGGGAGTTCAtagtggagagaggccgttcacctgttcagaaagGCCGGCAGCACTGTCCACTCTGAAGcttaatagggaagtgtacatttTGGCCTTGTGGCAGTTATAAGAGATGATATTCTGGgagagaaaggagattctgtaggTGTGGACAGGATTTAAATTAGAACTGATTTTTGCATCACAGATACAAaccattaaactccagtcccactAAACGTGAACATTAGCCGAGGAATGCCTCCCACGCCCAGTGACCAGAGTGCAGAACTGGGTTTGATAAACAGCAGCAGTAATTGCCGAGTTCGGCACCAACAGTCACTTTTGAACTTGATTCAGCAACTCTGATGGTGAAATATCCAGCCTGCAGCCTGTTGCCTGTTTAAATAGTTTCCCCAATGTGAACTCGGTAGTGCGTCACAAGGTGGGAggactgagagaatctcttcccacattgggagcaggagaatggcctctcccctGTGTGGACTCGCTCATGTACCATCACttgagatgaccgagtaaatgccttcccacagtctgaacaggtgaacgtcCTCTCTCCTGTATGAACTCGCTGGTGGGCCTGTAGCCTGGATAAGTCagtgaatttcttcccacagtctgagcaggtgaacggactctccccagtgtgaattctctgatgcaccttcagtacagatgaatgagtgaatcctttcccactgactgagcaggtaaacggcctctccccagtgtgaactcgctgatgtaccttagttgagatgaccgaataaaccctttcccacagtctgaacagatgaatggcctctccccagtgtgactatcttcagttcagatgaccaaCTGAATCCCCTCACAGTCTGAAtgatttctccccagtgtgaattgacTGATGTCTCTGCAGTTGCGATGaatgagcgaatcccttcccacagtctgagcaggtgaacggcttctcaccagtgtgaactcgctggtgtgcatGCAGGTGAGATGAGTGAGtgaagagtgaatcccttcccacggtTCTTTGTCAATTCATAAGTCAAATGTCTGATGCAGTAAATCCCTTGCACAATCAATGtagttgaagaactgatctccagtgaacaaatgctggtgtgttctcagctCACCGGTTCCAGTGGATTTCAGTGAGTTACAACAGAAAACTTCATTTCACAAAGCACTTTTCCAACTGTGATGACAAAATTCTTCATCTCCAAGGATCAACTGTGATACATTGCTAAATATCTAGTAACTCCTTAAATATCTGGGCAGAGACAGCAAACTGACTGTTTAAAGTTCCCGGACACAATTTTTGCCATTTCTAACCTGTAAAAATGATTTACAAAAGACATCAATGAATGAAAGTCATCATTCAGAGAAGTCATCCACTTATTTAGAGGCAATGagagtgcagactgttttctcaATGGAGAGGAAATAATGTTGAGGAgtacgagaatataaaagcaaggatgtattgttgagtatatttaaagtgtggCCTCACTAGGACTATTGAGAGCAGATTCAGGCCCCTTAAGTAGAACAGATGTGCTTACATTGCAGAGCGTTCAAAGGAAgtttacaaaaatatttcaggATTTATAAGGTTTGTctgatgaagaacatttgatggctcggggcctctactcactggagttcagaataatgaaggggccctcattgaaatctatcgaacattgaaaagtctcgatagagtggatgtggagagtatgttgacaaGAGTGGGGGAGTCGAAAACCAGAGGACGCAGCATCAAAATCGAGCTTTGTTCTTTcataatggagatgaggaggaatttctttaaccggaGCGTGGTGACTCTGTGGGATTTGCTGCTATGAGTTGCTCTGGAGTCCAAGTAATTGGGTCTATTTTTGGGAAGAgggtgatggattcttgattagttagggcaggaagggatatggggagaaggcaggagagtgcagCTGagttggaaatggatcagctgtaatgaaatggtggagcagactcgatgggccaaacgacctcattctgctcctgtatctgattAATTTTCACAGCCGATATATTATGAAATAATTTTAATCTCCTTTCTgaactctgacatcacactgttacagcgaGGATCAACCCAAGTTGGGGGAAAAACTCTCCTTCCAACTGCTCATGATGCCGGCAACTGGTCTGTCCATCTAATTGCCCAACAGTATTCCTGTCTGTGTGAGAATGGGAATTTCAATCTGTGACTTAGCTCAGGCTGATTCCTTCCATTAGTATTATTCTCTGTCCCATATTATTCCGAgctgcgcagtaactgaaatgttcccacacagaGAGCCTTTGCTGCTGCACAGCTGGTGTTTTGTTGATGCCGTGCTGTTTTCATGATGTTTAAACATTTAACTTTCAGACAAATACTCGGTCCATACGTTctgagaaaaataaattagagaaaacattggtattatttcaagttctggtcGTGTACGACAGCACTACAAAGAGCATGTGATGTTACATGGCAAACCCTGGAGAGTTTCAGATTACTCTGCCCCTCCGCACAGGTGATTGACGGTGGAGAGCCCATCAGAggcaatgccaatgaacatgATGGGGAGGGCAGTCCTTGTTCTCATTGGAGTGTGGCATATTTGTGATGAGAACGCTACAGGTCACTTGTTACCCAGGCCAAAGGTAATTGGtatcattatgtacccaaagCGAATGGTACTAAACAAGTTCTCACAGGTAGAAAGGTCCAGATCAAGATGGAACAAAGGTGATTTCCACAAGGACTAAAGctgatgtaaggattttgtttccttCTTTTCATACAGTAAAAATTGACATTTTCATTGACTGGAAGGTCAGCTCCTCAGTGCTCGGTGCCCGAGTGATCCATctactccccttccctccccctgcGATTCCAAATACGGCCTACGGACTAACGGGGAAAACGCTGGCCCTGTCATCAATGGCTGCCTCTTTACCCAGAAACCTACACGAAGAAGAGACCCATCTATCCGCCACGGCTCCAGCGTCTTCGCTCCTCACCAGGAAGTTCCCCGGAGCCCTCGTAGGGAGAGGGGTAAGGACTTGGACTGACCCGGGGTGCGGAGGAAAGGTGTGGCCGGTCGCGGTTCGGACGCCGGTACCGATAATAATCCGCCCGGATCCCCGCTCCAACCTGCCGCCGAGTCTCCGAGCCTTTTGTGCACCGTGCGCACGCGCGAAACTCACCGCGACCTTACGCATGCGCATGTGATCGCCTGGTCGCTGATGGCGATTTCTGGAACTGacaggagaaagtctgcaaatgctggaaatccaaagcgactcacacaaaacgctgcaggaactcagcacctcaggcagcatctatagaaaattaTAAAAAAATGGCGTTTTTTGGCAGAAAGCCTTCTGCAGGGCAGAGAAGCacgggggaaggtgccagaagagaaatgtggtgggggaggggaagaggcgaGCTGGAATTTGATgccgggtgggtggggaaggtcaagAACGGGTGGGCTGGAGaataaagaatctgataggagaggagggtggaccagagagagggcaggaggaGGGTCCCGGGAGCAGTGTAGGAAGGTGAGAAGTACAAGGTCAGAGTGGGGCATAGAAGAGGGTGACGGTAATTTGTTCTCCTGAgtggaaatcgatgttcatgccatcagattggagggtacccagacggaatataatgtgttgctcctccacgggGAGAGgagctcatcttggcacaagaggagtccatggatcgACACGGCGGAACAGGACTGGGAAtgaagaattaaaatgcttgCTGACTGGTAAGTCAGACTTGTGGAGGATGGTGCGAGGTTGCTCCTAATTGATGACTGCACCCTCAGGGTGgcggagcaacaacttatattctgccTTGGTACGAGTGCACCAGTCTTGTCTGTTTGAATCCAGAGCCCAAGAAAAGCTCTCTTTCGTGTCTCAGTCGTCTTTGACCCCCTGAAGAACTGTTTCTGAGTGACAGCTAAGATCCACCTGCAATTCCTCGGCCCACTTTCCCAACTGGTCCCGATCCCACTGTAACCTTAGACAACCCTCACTTTCTCCACACACCGGTTTTGGTGACATCCACAACCTCACTAATTGTTTGATCTACATTCTCCAAATAATTAACACACATCATTGTCCAGTTGTAAGCGGATGAATTTACTTTCTCTTTCATCTCCCAGGGGGACGAGACTGCCTGgatccggggtgggggggggcagggaaaCACGGGCTTTCAGTGTCTGAGCCGGTGAGGAAGCCGTGAGTGGCCAGTCCACAAGACAAGACAGCAGATCCCCTCGGCAATCAAACCGACCCTCATCAGACCTTTCCCCCGTGTCCAATCCCCCTCTCAGTGCGAACTCAATCGCCACTGCCACTCCTTCAATGGGGCGACTGAGTCGTGCAGACGGTGTGAAACCACCTCATTTGCCTCAGGACCATTTCCATTCCACCCATCCT contains:
- the LOC132385872 gene encoding uncharacterized protein LOC132385872; translated protein: MAKTQTVEHSTSTVIDPFTFDIFLHMLIHSDSGVFWCRAVRMGCSSSQMWELWTSDSFPMTICRKCTQSQRRTDWFRELDVLRIIREPEDTVNETSEEVATPRVQASDRRSVTTSRVKIDIFIDWKVSSSVLGARVIHLLPFPPPAIPNTAYGLTGKTLALSSMAASLPRNLHEEETHLSATAPASSLLTRKFPGALVGRGVRTWTDPGCGGKVWPVAVRTPVPIIIRPDPRSNLPPSLRAFCAPCARAKLTATLRMRM